The proteins below come from a single Marinobacter bohaiensis genomic window:
- a CDS encoding histidine phosphatase family protein — translation MNDTTFIDLIRHGEPQGGPMFRGSKDDPLSELGWEQMKGAVPEGETWDVVVTSPLRRCCEFAKQVAGERRIPLVTEPQLQEVHFGDWEGLTAAQIESAFGDHLKRFWANPVANTPGGGEALPAFYDRVGAGWRQLLDDQRGKRVLLVCHGGVIRMLLARVLGIPLEQSFSGFAVPYACRSRIRVDRSEHGEFSALLSHTPAVQD, via the coding sequence GTGAACGACACCACGTTTATCGACCTGATCCGCCACGGCGAGCCCCAGGGCGGCCCCATGTTTCGTGGCAGCAAGGATGACCCGCTGAGCGAGCTGGGCTGGGAACAGATGAAGGGCGCGGTGCCAGAGGGTGAAACCTGGGACGTGGTCGTGACCTCTCCACTCCGGCGCTGCTGCGAATTCGCCAAGCAAGTGGCCGGTGAGCGCCGGATTCCACTGGTGACTGAACCGCAGCTTCAGGAAGTTCACTTCGGTGATTGGGAAGGCCTGACGGCGGCCCAGATCGAATCGGCCTTCGGCGATCATCTGAAGCGCTTCTGGGCGAACCCGGTGGCCAACACCCCGGGTGGCGGCGAGGCGCTACCGGCGTTCTACGACCGGGTGGGCGCAGGCTGGCGCCAGTTGCTGGACGATCAACGAGGGAAACGGGTGCTGCTGGTTTGCCACGGCGGCGTGATTCGCATGCTGCTGGCACGGGTGCTCGGAATACCGCTGGAGCAATCGTTCTCCGGCTTTGCTGTGCCCTACGCCTGCCGCAGCCGCATCCGTGTGGACCGCAGCGAGCACGGCGAATTCAGCGCCCTGCTGAGCCATACGCCGGCGGTCCAGGACTGA
- the cbiB gene encoding adenosylcobinamide-phosphate synthase CbiB: MIASAGVIVVALLLDHWLGEPRRGHPVVLFGGLAARVEASWNREPRSVARGAIAACLLLVPVTLLAWAVSASLSGSLLLAVEAVALWLCLSLRGLAEHGRAVRAPLERQDIEGARKAVGRIVSRDTRALDETGVATAATESMLENGADAVFASLFWYLLAGLPGVLLHRMVNTLDAMWGYRNERFNRFGRFAARLDDAMNYLPARLTALTYALVGRTADGWRCWREQGKTWESPNAGPVMAAGAGALHVNLGGPAPYSEGMRARPRLGVGPVASAATIGAAIGLVYRGVVLWVGAVLLMAAAG, translated from the coding sequence TTGATCGCGTCCGCCGGTGTCATTGTCGTCGCCCTGCTGTTGGATCACTGGCTGGGAGAGCCCCGGCGAGGGCATCCCGTTGTCCTGTTCGGCGGGCTGGCGGCCCGCGTTGAGGCAAGCTGGAACCGTGAACCCCGATCCGTCGCGCGCGGTGCTATCGCCGCCTGCCTGCTGCTGGTGCCTGTTACCCTCCTGGCCTGGGCCGTCAGCGCCTCACTCTCGGGTAGCCTGCTGCTGGCCGTTGAAGCCGTCGCGCTCTGGCTTTGCCTGTCCCTGCGCGGCTTGGCGGAGCACGGGCGAGCCGTGCGGGCCCCGCTCGAACGCCAGGACATCGAAGGCGCGCGCAAGGCCGTCGGCCGAATCGTCAGTCGCGACACGAGGGCGCTGGATGAGACCGGTGTGGCCACCGCCGCCACTGAATCCATGCTGGAGAACGGCGCCGACGCGGTCTTCGCCAGCCTGTTCTGGTATCTGCTGGCCGGTCTGCCCGGTGTGCTGCTGCATCGTATGGTCAACACGCTTGACGCCATGTGGGGCTACCGCAACGAACGCTTCAACCGGTTTGGCCGGTTTGCCGCCCGTCTCGACGATGCCATGAATTACCTACCGGCACGACTGACGGCCCTGACCTATGCCCTGGTCGGGCGCACGGCGGACGGCTGGCGCTGCTGGCGGGAGCAGGGCAAGACCTGGGAAAGCCCCAATGCGGGACCGGTCATGGCGGCCGGCGCGGGTGCGCTGCACGTGAATCTGGGTGGGCCGGCGCCGTACAGCGAGGGGATGCGGGCGCGTCCCCGCCTGGGTGTCGGCCCGGTCGCCAGCGCGGCCACGATCGGCGCGGCGATTGGGCTTGTCTATCGTGGTGTCGTCCTGTGGGTCGGGGCGGTGTTGCTGATGGCGGCGGCGGGCTGA
- the cobT gene encoding nicotinate-nucleotide--dimethylbenzimidazole phosphoribosyltransferase gives MTLPAPWITAPHAPDQTLTRRAQEHQLSLTKPPGSLGRLEGAAIALCGQQRRLDPAVDRVHIAVFAGDHGVCDEGISAFPQAVTAQMIANFATGGAAISVLARQLGAALEVVNLGTVGEVRADVPNIIHAPIAPATGNIAREPAMDDHQIAAALQAGDQAAERAAQSGAQLFIAGDMGIGNTTTAAALACAILEQPARVLVGAGTGLAPDGVRHKADVVELALARHGQDRDPLALLQSLGGFEIAAIAGSYLGAAARGIPVLVDGFIASVAALVALRQQPGLRAWLHYGHRSAEQGHQKVLDALEAHPLLDLGMRLGEGSGAATAVTLLRSACALHNQMASFADAGVSDGSDQ, from the coding sequence ATGACCCTACCCGCCCCCTGGATTACCGCGCCCCACGCACCCGATCAGACGCTCACCCGTCGCGCACAGGAACATCAGCTCTCGCTGACCAAACCGCCGGGTTCGCTGGGACGCCTGGAGGGCGCCGCCATTGCCCTGTGCGGCCAGCAACGGCGCCTGGACCCGGCCGTCGATCGCGTCCACATCGCGGTGTTCGCCGGCGACCACGGCGTCTGCGATGAGGGCATCTCCGCCTTTCCCCAGGCCGTCACGGCGCAGATGATCGCGAACTTCGCCACCGGCGGTGCCGCCATCAGCGTGCTGGCGCGGCAGCTTGGCGCGGCGCTGGAGGTGGTGAATCTGGGAACCGTGGGCGAGGTGCGGGCCGATGTACCGAACATCATCCACGCTCCCATCGCGCCAGCGACGGGGAATATTGCCCGCGAACCCGCCATGGACGACCATCAGATCGCCGCCGCCCTGCAGGCTGGCGACCAGGCCGCCGAACGAGCCGCTCAATCCGGTGCGCAGCTGTTTATCGCCGGTGATATGGGCATTGGCAACACCACCACCGCAGCCGCGCTCGCCTGCGCCATTCTTGAGCAGCCAGCGCGCGTGCTGGTCGGTGCCGGCACCGGGCTCGCACCGGACGGCGTGCGCCACAAGGCGGATGTCGTTGAGCTGGCCCTGGCGCGCCACGGCCAGGACCGGGATCCCCTGGCCCTGCTGCAGTCCCTGGGCGGATTCGAGATTGCCGCCATCGCCGGCAGCTACCTGGGCGCCGCCGCGCGCGGCATCCCGGTACTGGTGGACGGTTTTATCGCATCGGTGGCGGCTCTGGTTGCCCTGCGCCAACAGCCGGGCCTGCGCGCCTGGCTCCACTACGGTCATCGCTCCGCCGAACAGGGTCATCAAAAGGTACTGGACGCCCTGGAAGCCCATCCTTTGCTGGATCTGGGTATGCGGCTCGGGGAAGGCAGCGGTGCGGCGACAGCGGTCACACTGCTGCGTTCGGCCTGCGCCCTGCACAACCAGATGGCCAGCTTCGCCGACGCAGGCGTCAGCGACGGGAGTGACCAGTGA
- the cobU gene encoding bifunctional adenosylcobinamide kinase/adenosylcobinamide-phosphate guanylyltransferase, with product MPERVLVVGGIRSGKTAMAENIAGKSGAPVIYVATATAGDGEMAQRIERHRAIRPSHWGLIEEPVRLGRVLREQSQPEPSCLLVDCMSLWLSNLLYQGDDVLVAEREAFVGALAEHPGDIVIVSNEVGLGTIGMDPLTRRFCDELGLLNQALGQACDRVVMSVAGLPLTLKAPG from the coding sequence ATGCCAGAGAGAGTTTTGGTTGTCGGAGGCATCCGCTCCGGCAAGACCGCCATGGCGGAAAATATCGCCGGGAAATCCGGCGCGCCCGTGATCTACGTGGCCACGGCGACCGCGGGCGATGGCGAGATGGCGCAACGGATCGAGCGTCACCGGGCGATCCGGCCCAGTCACTGGGGCTTGATCGAGGAGCCGGTCCGTCTCGGACGCGTGTTGCGCGAACAGTCCCAGCCGGAGCCGTCGTGCCTGTTGGTGGACTGCATGAGCCTGTGGCTCAGCAACCTGCTGTACCAGGGGGATGACGTGTTGGTGGCTGAGCGGGAAGCGTTCGTTGGTGCACTCGCCGAGCATCCCGGCGACATCGTGATCGTCAGCAACGAAGTGGGCCTGGGCACCATCGGGATGGATCCGCTGACCCGCCGTTTTTGCGACGAACTGGGGCTGCTGAACCAGGCTCTGGGGCAGGCCTGTGACCGGGTCGTCATGAGCGTGGCGGGGCTCCCTCTCACCCTGAAGGCGCCGGGTTAG